From Actinopolymorpha cephalotaxi, one genomic window encodes:
- a CDS encoding ATP-dependent Clp protease proteolytic subunit, translated as MNEYAQEAQGPNGQGGLDDHIYQRLLKERIIFLGSEVRDQNANAICAQMLVLNAEDPNKDIWLYINSPGGSVDSGLAIYDTMQFISNDVATVAMGLAASMGQFLLAAGTKGKRYALPHSRIMMHQLSGGLGGTASDIKIQAQQSLHLKQSLNELQALHTGQTFEQIELDSDRDRWFTAEQAREYGFIDHVVKYAGEVTSVGPVS; from the coding sequence GTGAACGAATACGCGCAGGAGGCGCAGGGCCCGAACGGCCAGGGCGGCCTCGATGACCACATCTACCAGCGGCTACTCAAGGAACGGATCATCTTCCTCGGATCCGAGGTCCGTGACCAGAACGCCAACGCGATCTGCGCGCAGATGCTCGTGCTCAACGCCGAGGACCCCAACAAGGACATCTGGCTGTACATCAACAGCCCGGGCGGCTCGGTCGACTCCGGTCTGGCGATCTACGACACGATGCAGTTCATCTCCAACGACGTGGCGACCGTCGCGATGGGCCTCGCCGCGTCCATGGGACAGTTCCTGCTCGCCGCCGGCACCAAGGGCAAGCGTTACGCGCTGCCGCACTCGCGCATCATGATGCACCAGCTGTCCGGCGGTCTCGGCGGAACGGCGTCCGACATCAAGATCCAGGCCCAGCAGAGCCTGCACCTGAAGCAGAGCCTCAACGAGCTGCAGGCCCTGCACACCGGCCAGACGTTCGAGCAGATCGAGCTCGACTCCGACCGCGACCGGTGGTTCACCGCGGAGCAGGCCCGTGAGTACGGCTTCATCGACCACGTGGTGAAGTACGCCGGCGAGGTCACCTCCGTCGGACCCGTTTCCTGA